In the genome of Streptococcus oralis, one region contains:
- a CDS encoding ATP-binding cassette domain-containing protein: protein MITLTHVTLKTRQVILQDVDFIFKKGRIYGLLAINGSGKTTLFRAMSKLLPLSSGHIAAPPSLFYYESVEWLDGNLSGMDYLRLIKNIWKSELNLMDEINYWEMSDYISLPIRKYSLGMKQRLVIAMYFLSQAKCWLMDEITNGLDEYYRQKFFDRLAQIDRKEQLVLLSSHYKEELMEICDSIVTIHQGQIEEVPL, encoded by the coding sequence ATGATAACTCTTACTCATGTTACCTTAAAAACGCGACAAGTCATCTTGCAAGATGTGGATTTCATCTTTAAAAAGGGTAGGATTTATGGCCTTCTTGCTATCAATGGCTCGGGAAAGACGACACTATTCCGAGCTATGAGCAAGCTGCTTCCCCTTAGTAGTGGACATATCGCAGCTCCTCCTTCTTTGTTTTATTATGAGAGCGTTGAATGGCTGGATGGAAACTTAAGTGGGATGGACTACCTTCGTCTTATCAAAAACATCTGGAAGTCAGAACTGAACTTGATGGATGAAATTAATTACTGGGAAATGTCTGACTATATCAGCCTTCCTATCCGAAAGTATTCCTTAGGGATGAAGCAACGCTTGGTGATTGCCATGTATTTCCTCAGTCAGGCGAAATGCTGGCTCATGGATGAGATTACAAATGGTTTAGACGAGTACTATCGACAGAAGTTTTTTGATAGGCTGGCACAAATCGATAGAAAAGAACAGCTGGTTCTTTTGAGTTCCCACTACAAAGAGGAGTTAATGGAGATTTGCGATAGCATCGTAACCATTCATCAGGGGCAGATAGAAGAGGTTCCGTTATGA